From the Bacteroidia bacterium genome, one window contains:
- the guaB gene encoding IMP dehydrogenase, with amino-acid sequence MLPDSKFIGEGLTYDDVLLVPAYSEVLPREVDISTQFTKKIKLNAPIVSAAMDTVTESELAIAIAGEGGIGVLHKNMSIQLQAEQVRKVKRSESGMIQDPVTLLENAKVSDALDLMKEFKIGGIPVVSKQNKLVGIVTNRDLRFEKNLKRPVIEVMTKENIITAKRGTDLKKAEEILQNYKIEKLPVVDKDNTLVGLITYKDIIKIKVRPNASKDEFGRLRVAAAVGITTDMLQRVEALVKAGVDAIVIDTAHGHSMYVIEALKKVKKMFPNLQVVVGNVATAEAALALVKAGADAVKVGIGPGSICTTRVIAGVGVPQLTAVYDVAKALKGKGVPVIADGGIRFTGDIVKALAAGASTVMAGSLFAGVAESPGETIIYEGRKFKSYRGMGSIEAMQKGSKDRYFQDAEDDIKKLVPEGISGRVPYKGTLAEVIYQFVGGLRAGMGYCGAKNISKLHDAKFIRITSAGITESHPHGVFITREAPNYSR; translated from the coding sequence ATGTTACCAGATTCCAAATTTATAGGTGAAGGACTTACCTACGATGATGTTCTTTTAGTACCAGCTTATTCAGAAGTACTTCCACGCGAAGTGGACATCTCCACTCAGTTTACAAAAAAAATAAAATTAAATGCACCGATTGTTTCGGCAGCTATGGATACGGTTACCGAATCGGAATTGGCGATTGCCATTGCCGGAGAAGGCGGAATTGGCGTGCTTCATAAAAATATGAGCATTCAGTTGCAAGCCGAACAAGTTCGAAAGGTAAAACGTTCGGAAAGTGGCATGATTCAAGATCCTGTTACTTTGCTTGAAAATGCTAAGGTTTCGGACGCATTGGATTTAATGAAAGAATTTAAAATCGGCGGAATCCCTGTTGTATCAAAGCAAAATAAATTAGTAGGCATTGTAACGAATCGCGATTTACGTTTCGAAAAAAATCTGAAACGTCCGGTTATTGAAGTGATGACAAAGGAAAATATCATTACAGCCAAACGTGGAACGGATTTGAAAAAAGCCGAAGAAATTCTTCAAAATTATAAAATCGAAAAACTTCCGGTAGTTGATAAAGACAATACATTGGTTGGATTAATTACGTATAAAGACATCATCAAAATAAAAGTAAGACCAAACGCAAGCAAGGATGAATTTGGTAGATTGCGCGTAGCAGCAGCTGTTGGCATAACTACTGATATGTTGCAACGTGTGGAAGCTTTGGTAAAAGCAGGTGTAGATGCCATTGTAATTGATACCGCTCATGGACATTCCATGTACGTTATCGAAGCATTGAAGAAAGTAAAAAAAATGTTTCCGAATTTACAAGTGGTAGTGGGTAATGTAGCAACTGCCGAAGCCGCATTGGCATTGGTAAAGGCAGGTGCAGATGCTGTAAAAGTAGGCATTGGTCCAGGTTCTATTTGTACCACACGCGTTATTGCAGGTGTGGGCGTACCGCAATTAACCGCCGTTTACGATGTGGCGAAAGCTTTAAAAGGTAAGGGCGTTCCGGTAATTGCAGATGGAGGAATTCGTTTTACAGGCGATATTGTAAAAGCACTTGCAGCCGGTGCGAGTACTGTAATGGCGGGTTCTTTGTTCGCTGGTGTGGCAGAATCGCCGGGCGAAACAATTATTTACGAAGGTAGAAAATTCAAATCGTACCGCGGAATGGGTTCTATTGAAGCCATGCAAAAAGGCTCTAAAGACCGTTATTTTCAGGATGCAGAAGACGATATCAAAAAATTAGTTCCCGAAGGAATTTCTGGAAGAGTACCTTACAAAGGCACTTTAGCCGAAGTCATTTATCAATTTGTAGGCGGATTACGCGCTGGAATGGGTTACTGCGGAGCAAAAAATATTTCCAAATTACACGATGCGAAATTTATTCGCATTACTTCAGCAGGAATTACCGAAAGTCATCCACACGGAGTTTTTATTACTCGCGAAGCACCTAATTACAGTCGTTAA
- a CDS encoding dienelactone hydrolase family protein: MKNLFFQICFIATLFVSTTTMGQRKITFLSTDNLIVTADLYLVNDTLPYMVLCHQAGYSRGEYQETAKKFSRLGYNCIAVDLRSGKEVNGEIDETANLAEAKRMPTDFMSAEKDILGAINYAFNQNGKRVLLVGSSYSASLALMIAVTNEKVKAVMAFSPGEYLKNVNVKVAIKNLDKAVFIASTREEAPKVAELAKDIVSKHKIVFAPATVGEHGSKALWVEDPSYHEYWLAILMFMRQVPKN; this comes from the coding sequence ATGAAAAATCTTTTTTTTCAAATATGCTTTATTGCAACGTTGTTTGTCTCTACTACCACAATGGGGCAGAGGAAAATTACGTTCCTTTCCACCGACAATTTAATTGTTACTGCCGATTTATACTTAGTGAACGATACGCTGCCCTACATGGTGCTTTGCCACCAAGCTGGCTATAGCCGCGGAGAATATCAAGAAACTGCCAAAAAATTTAGTCGGCTTGGATATAATTGTATTGCTGTTGATTTGCGTTCTGGTAAAGAAGTTAATGGAGAAATTGATGAAACCGCAAATCTGGCAGAAGCCAAACGAATGCCCACCGATTTTATGAGTGCAGAAAAAGATATTTTGGGCGCCATCAATTACGCTTTCAACCAAAATGGAAAAAGAGTATTGTTGGTTGGAAGTTCTTATTCTGCGTCCTTGGCTTTAATGATTGCTGTTACTAACGAAAAAGTAAAGGCTGTGATGGCGTTTAGTCCGGGCGAATATTTAAAAAATGTGAACGTGAAAGTCGCAATAAAAAACTTAGACAAAGCTGTTTTTATTGCGTCTACGCGCGAAGAAGCTCCGAAAGTAGCCGAATTAGCGAAAGATATCGTGTCCAAACATAAAATTGTTTTTGCTCCCGCTACAGTTGGCGAACATGGCTCTAAAGCATTGTGGGTAGAAGATCCCAGCTATCACGAATATTGGTTAGCCATTTTAATGTTTATGCGCCAAGTCCCTAAAAATTAA